The Ruminococcaceae bacterium R-25 DNA segment TATGTTCGTGTTGAACCAGGGATCATCTGCCTTAACCCTTCTGGTATCTGAAGTCTTTGCAAAAGAACAACTTGTAACCAACAGTATAGCCGCCATGCTTAAAGCCGTAACCTTTCGGCTGCTATTTGCCGGTCTCTTTAAGTTAATTATTCTCTTCTTCATCATCTTATATCCGCTTCTCATTCCAGTTGACAGGGTGAAAACAGCTTTATTTGCCTGTTGTTGTGGTATTCCAACCAGTGTTCTTGCATATTCTTTATAAGAATCAACACCATAAGCTCTCATAACTTCTTCATCGCACGCATATTCACAATCCCGACCGGAAAGAATAAAAGCTAACCATATTATTGGGTTATACCAATTAAGAAACAGAACCAAATATCGGATTAATACCCATAAATAGTCACCATGTTTATAATGACTGACTTCGTGACAAACTACAAAATCGTTAATCTTCTCCGAACTGTTATCAACATAGATTTTATTAAAGAGAAGGAATGGTGTTTGTTTATATCTGATACTATATATTTTGAGACCACTTGAAGGATCTCTGCCGATATATTTCCTGTTGCGTTTGCAATAGGATATAAATCCAGTGTTGTACACTACTAATGCTGCGATAAGAACGACAGAAACAAGAACACTGCTACTCCTCAGTGTTGCACCTACTTTCTTAGATTCGTTTGTTTTAATTATTGATATATCTGCATGATTATCCGTTATCTTCTCACGTTCATAGGATTTCCCGGAAGATCTTTGCATTTCATAATTTACAACAGACTGATTATCCGAAAGAGATTGCTCAGTCTCCATATCTCCAAGCATGAATGTAGAAGGAACTGCTTCTTTAACTTCCTGTGTCGCAACTTCAGTATTTGAAGTGAACAGAGTATTTCCAATATCTGCTACAGGAACATTTATCTTCACAAATGGCATTAAAATCATATAGAGCGGAATAGCAATCCAAAAAGCATATTGATACTTTCGGAGTATTTTTCCGTTCGACAAAGCACGTACAATAATAATGCCTATTGTTAATATGGTAATGCCAATGATATAGCGCAACATATTAATCCTCTTCGATTATTCTACGAAGTTCCTCTAACTGCTCTTTAGTAAGTTTGTCTGAACATTTCAGATTCGAGATCAGTAATCCGACATTACCGCCATAAACTTTATCCAGGAAAGAAGTTGTCTCTTCAAGTTCTGCTTCCGTCCTGTCTATTGCAGCACTGAACCATTTGGTTCTCCCCTCCTGGTCATAGGAAACCAGTCCTTTTTCAACCATACGATTAAGTAAAGTAATAATTGTCTGCTTAGACCATCCGGTCTTTGCATCTAAAGCTCTTGTAAGTTCCATTAAAGTCATGGATTTATTAGTCCAAAGACAATTGATGATCTTCCATTCTGAATCAGTTAAACGCATTAATAATCATTCCTCCGCACTGGTCTACTCTTGTTTACCAATATACAACTTTGGTCTACAAGAGTCAACCAGACAAAACAGTTCACGTGTGATGATGTTCTCATACAAATGTTGCCGTTCCTGAATAGCAACGAATCCGCTACCTCTGTTTTTTGTTTTAATTTCCTAAACACCACACACAAACAGGCTACCAATGCGAAATAATGTAATCAATATTAACAGCAATTTGAGGGTATTTTCTGAGCCTGTTACGTATAGATTCAAACTCAATCGAGCTTTCAACACACATCAACTCACTGATATTGATAGTACGATATTCGCCAATAATATCAAACAAACAATATGACTGTCTGAAATAATGCCCTTATTATCTTGAACAACTACCAAATCATTAAAATCTACACTTTCATAGTGATCCCAGAAAATGCCAAAAAGCTTATATGTGCTCTTCGTCACTATTCCTCATAGCTCAATCGCAATTCCAGTATTATTTGCAATGGCATATTGGAGATAGTCTTTAAGTTTATTAAAAAAGTTGAGAAGAGGAATCATACGTTCTTCTCTACTGACATTGTTTAACCATTCCAATAACAATGCACATTGCGAAGCATTGTAATATTGATAATCTCCGAGATCCAGCGTTGCTTCGCATAACTCATTAGTCTGATCAACAAAAAGATCATCAATTAGATTGCTATCCTCTTCAGTTATTTCAAATGAGACAACCTTTTCTTTCTCTTGCGTAAGATCAGGAACATCTCCATACATAGGAATATTTGATAAATCATGAGCTAAATAAACTTTCATATTACATTTCACTCCTGCGAGCTATGACACATATACAAATTGTATAGCGAATTCAATGCGCAATAATATAAATCTTCTTGCGTTTCCGCATAACGATCATTAATATAAACCATTTCAAATTCACAGGATTTGACTCTGTAATATAAGTTATTACATGAATCAATAACAAATCTACATAACCAAAAAGTGAGTTCCGCTTCTTCACAAGAACCAAAGTCTTTTTCAAGCCAAAGATAATCCATTGGCGGCAACGCATCCGACTCAATGTTGTTTTCCTTCATCCAAAGATAATCGTCTATATACTTATCAATTGATGAATGATCAGCGTTCTTAAATATCTCTGTGCCGGATTTAATATGGTTTGTAAACGAATAAATATCATAATTACTAATATCAAGATCAGAATAATAATCAAAAGCTCGATATAAGTATTGGTTAAACATATATAAGTATCGTCTTGTTGATAATTGGTATTCTTCTAAATCCGCGCAAAAGCGCTCCAATGCCTCTTCCAAAAACAGCGATTTCATATCTGCCAATAATTCAGCATCACATGCTTTTAGAATATATCTTTGTATTTTGGGGGGTAACAGAATAAACTCGGTATACATAGATCTACAGTGTTTGTGTTCAGGACTATAACAAAACGCTATTTGACACAGAGGAATTAATTCCTTTTCTTGTTCATGACTAATCAGGAACGCTCTTGCAACAATCTCATCAGCCTCATCAAGAGATACATTTGTCTTAGTCTTTTTGGCAGACGATTTGACAACTGTTTTTTTCGCCTCTATTTCTTCTTCTGACAACAAACCAGCAGATTTTGTGATTATTCTTACCATTATGGCAGCAACACGTTCAGCAACATTTTCAGCATCTAAACTTTCATCGTAAAGAGACAATTCTCTTGCCAAAGCCTCTCTTGTTGCTAGCGGTCTTTCGTTTATTCGCTCCATCAGAATATCAGGAGTCAATCTGTTGACTATGGACTGAGCAAAAGTCTTAGATAATCCCCTCTTAATGAAATTAAGAATAGTGTTATCTTTTATTCTTTTAGTATTAGGATCAACCTCGGTTCCCCATTCTTCTTCGGTAACTGTAGTAATCATGGCCATCAAGTCCCTAAAAAAATAGGGACGATCATGTCCATCACCAAGACATTTCTTAAGTGGATTAAAGATTTCCTTAAATTCCATTTATCTCGTATTCCTCTCATGAACCATTTTGAACCAACCTGCACCCGTTGGAAACAAGACACTTTTATACACTTCAAACATATCAAATACAGCTCAAATTACAACACCATCAAAAAGTGGGCAACGAGAGCATGAAAATCAGGGAGGAAATGAAAAATGACAAAAACGAATGACAATACAAAGGATTCCCGCCCGGGGTGCAAAGATATTTGGAATGCCTATATGGCAGAAGGCGTTGTCTTCTGTAAACACGATATCCCCTATTGTCCTACAACGGCTACGACGATTCCCAAAGCTATCATAAACTGGGAAGAAGCCAAATCAATCCATAAAAAGCACCTAACCCAAAAAGAAACAGATTATAAATATGATGCATTTGTTTGTTTTTATATGGATGATTATAAATTTGATGGTCCAAAAGGAGTTTGGTCCAATCCAAGATTAACACTTGAAGTACTTAAGCACTTTTCTGGAATCATCACTGTAGATTTTTCAACATATCTTGATTTCCCGGAACCAGTTAATACATATGCCACATACAGAATGCGCTTGCTTGGCTATTGGTGGGGCAAAAACAAACTTGCGGTGATAAACAACGTTCGATGGGGACCTAAAGAATCCTATGACTATTGCTTTGAAGGGATCCCCCAAAATAGTGTTGTTGCAATCGGGACTGTGGGCGGGAGCCCCAAAAGAGTCATAGATCGTGAAAGATTCGAACAAGGATTCTTTGAAATGATCAGAAAGCTTAAACCTCACACTATCATTGTTTACGGTTCGAGCAAGTATCCATGCTTTGAAGCAGCAGAGAAAATGGGTATTAGTGTAATTGCTTATCCCAGTCATACAGCAAGATATTGGGAGGCAAGAAAATGAGCAAGGGTTTTAGCGGCTTGTTTCGTAACACTTCAGGTCACAAGTTAAACACTAATACATTAAGGGATAAAGCCATACATGCTGTACATAACCTTATCAGTTCAACACCCGGAGGCAAACAAAGAGCCATGGCGGTTGGTGCTTATGACATACAAACAGGAGCCATCGTTACCTCATTCGCAAAAGCCATCCCGAAAAATGTTCATCCTGAGTTACTTAAAAGAGCAGAAAGAATTGGCGGTGTTGGCTCACTTGGCATCACTGACAAAAACACGGTTGGGATTTGCGCTGAATTCCATGTGATAAATTC contains these protein-coding regions:
- a CDS encoding BlaI family penicillinase repressor; this encodes MRLTDSEWKIINCLWTNKSMTLMELTRALDAKTGWSKQTIITLLNRMVEKGLVSYDQEGRTKWFSAAIDRTEAELEETTSFLDKVYGGNVGLLISNLKCSDKLTKEQLEELRRIIEED